A genome region from Triticum aestivum cultivar Chinese Spring chromosome 2B, IWGSC CS RefSeq v2.1, whole genome shotgun sequence includes the following:
- the LOC123045720 gene encoding small nuclear ribonucleoprotein SmD1a, whose protein sequence is MKLVRFLMKLNNETVTIELKNGTTVHGTITGVDISMNTHLKTVKLTMKGKNPVTLDHISVRGNNIRYYILPDSLNLETLLVEDTPRVKSKKPTTGKPMGRGRGRGRGRGRGRGR, encoded by the exons ATGAAGCTCGTCAG GTTCTTGATGAAGCTGAACAACGAGACGGTCACCATCGAGCTCAAGAACGGCACTACCGTCCACGGCACCATCACCG GTGTTGACATAAGCATGAATACTCATCTGAAGACCGTAAAGCTCACAATGAAAGGGAAGAATCCTGTAACCCTTGATCACATCAGTGTGAGAGGAAACAACATTCGGTACTACATCCTCCCTGATAGCTTAAACCTGGAAACGTTGCTGGTTGAGGATACCCCCAGGGTCAAGTCTAAGAAGCCAACTACAG GGAAGCCTATGGGTCGGGGTCGCGGACGCGGCCGTGGGCGTGGTCGGGGCCGGGGGCGCTGA
- the LOC123045721 gene encoding protein FATTY ACID EXPORT 1, chloroplastic: MIKSPVSPSQSHMAVAAAQLRGSATVAQRHVAFRVPSSCRWQRHPLAGSLKLSVSTSGVGGKPFGFSAKIATKCANENTRTEELNSRSDQAGEHVEAVEDVTPPKRSAKIHDFCFGIPFGGLLFCMGLLGYFFSRSTVSLVLGVAPGLATLLLGTLSLNFWRSGRSSFLFILGQAAISAVLAWKYSHAYLLTNRILPWGFYASLSTAMACFYAYVLLAGGNPPPKKLALAPSS, from the exons ATGATAAAAAGTCCTGTTTCACCGTCTCAATCCCACATGGCGGTAGCGGCGGCGCAGCTCCGTGGATCAGCCACGGTCGCTCAGAGGCATGTAGCCTTCAGAGTACCCTCCTCCTGCCGGTGGCAACGTCACCCTCTCGCTGGTTCACTAAAG CTTTCAGTTTCTACCAGTGGAGTGGGTGGGAAGCCGTTTGGTTTTAGTGCCAAAATTGCAACAAAATGTGCAAATGAGAACACTCGGACTGAAGAGTTGAACTCGAGATCAGATCAAGCAGGCGAACATGTAGAAGCAGTTGAAGATGTGACTCCCCCAAAGAGGAGTGCTAAGATCCATGATTTTTGTTTTGGGATTCCTTTTG GTGGTCTTTTGTTCTGCATGGGGCTTCTAGGCTACTTCTTCTCTAGGAGTACTGTAAGTCTTGTCCTAGGTGTTGCACCTGGGCTTGCTACGCTCCTTCTTGGTACCCTCAGTTTAAACTTTTGGAGGAGTGGAAGATCCAGCTTCCTGTTTATATTGGGCCAAGCAG CAATTTCTGCTGTCCTTGCATGGAAGTATTCCCATGCATACTTACTG ACAAATAGAATTCTTCCTTGGGGCTTCTACGCTTCACTGAG CACTGCGATGGCTTGTTTCTATGCGTACGTGCTGCTTGCTGGAGGAAACCCACCACCCAAGAAGTTGGCGCTGGCACCATCATCGTAG